TCGATGCACGGCAGGTGGAACGTGTGGCGGCACATCGGCAGGCTCCTCGCGCTCTCGCCGGCCTCGAACTCCTGCGGAGGAACGATCGTCAAGAGAAGGTCATGGTGGGTTCAGTCTGCGGATTCATGTCGAGTAGTAGTAGCCAGCAGTAGGGGATGGATGGATACCTGGAGGCAGACCGAGCACGCgatgagctcgccgccggcgtcgacgtTGCCGCGCTCGGCGAACCTCACGACCGGGAGCGCGTCGATGGCGGCCCTCGGCATGCCGCTGGTGCCGCCCGTCCCGAAGAAGTCGGCGCCGTCGCCTTGCCCGGCCGGTGCCTCCACCGCGCTCATCTGCAGGAGCCGCCCGTGTCACGTACGCAAGGGCAGCGTTGGTACATGATTTTAGTCGGCGTCATACTGGTAGGCGACTAGGCGAGTGGGACGGGGCTCACGTGGCACGCGCACCTGGCTCTCGACGGCGCTGAGCACGGCGGGGTCCACCTTCTCGCGCACGAGGCGGCCGGTCAGCAGGCTCCAGATCACGTCGAGCTGAGAAACAGAAGAAGGCCAGAAACGTGGGTCAGCACGGCACGTACGGCACGCGACGAAGCTACGCGCCGACGAATTTTCGCCGTTGAATTCGGCACCGATCTACGGACGCAACGCGCTGACGCGTGAGGCCGAAGCAAGAGCGGAGCAGGGGGCACCGACCACGTAGACGACGCTCCAGATGgccggctcgccggagcagcgCCATATGTCGAGGTAGGACTCGACGACCTCCATGGACACGAGCGCGCCCGTGAGGCCGCCGACGCCCGTGCCGCGCAGCACGCCCGTCTCCGTCGCCAGCCCGATCAGCCCGCCCGTGATCGCGCCCAGGACCGTGCCCACTGCCAGCGTAGCGACGAAATCGATCAGAGCCAAGTAGCCAACACACGGTTGCAgccgcgcgccatggccacGGAGCAATCTGAGGGCTGACGACTGACCTGTCGCGAAGACGCAGGTGACGAGGCCGCGGGCGAGGccctcggcggcgcgggcggccaaTGAGCCGAGTCGGCCGCCGCGGACTCCCGCCGGCGAGACGCGTCGCGCCGCGGAATCGGCAGTAGCAGGATGGAGCCGGGCGCCGTGGTCGGGGAGCGTCGTCGTGTCCACGTCCATGTCCGTGTCCGTGCCTGCCCCGCCGCCTGCGCGGTCTTCTCGGGGAGGCAGGGGGGCTCGTCTGCAGCTGGGAATCGGTGTGGTGAGAATTCGGAggacgcggaggcggaggcggaggcgtgcAATCCGTCGACGGCTCCTCTATAACggaggtggagggaggaggagacgTGGGAGGTCGCGAGGTTAGGTTGGAAAATCTCCCGGGCTTTTGCTCGTTGACGCGGACGCGTGCGTGCGGGGGCTTGACTGCGGCGAGGCTGACAGGATGTAGGCCAGGATAGGCGCGCCCCGGCACGCGGCAGCGACAGAAGCAGCGTCGGCGAGTGCGACCTGCGCCTAGACTGCCTCGTCCTCCACATCCTCCTCGAGTGTCCAACCCGGAGACGCTACGCGGCGTACGGGTACTCGCCTCCGGTGcggcaaggaagaagaagaagaggcagTTCGGTTCAGTTCAGGTGTCGCCGCGATGGCTTGCTCGTTTGTCCCCGTTGCGTCTCATGCTCTCATTCTTCGGTCGGCCTGCCCCTCGCCGCGCGAGCGATCGCTCCCTTAACCACCAAGCTTTCGCTTTCACCGCAGCTGAAAGGGAATCTATAGGCAACCCCTCCGTGTCAGCAACCGGCCGCGGAAACTTGTGTGCCGCGATCTTCAATCTCCGCGGGCTAACAGTTCGTCGTCTAGAAGGGCGCCAGCTGCGTGGCCGGAGAAATGGACTGCCCTGTCCTTGTCATCTGATGTTCCGCCGTGCCCTGCCCGTGCATGACGCCGGCCATGCTGTTTCTGCGTCTGAGCGATGGACGACGGTGAAGGCGgcgcccggtggaggggcggcagccagcccgcccgcccggcaggggggcggcaggctccccaaATATAAAAGTTAAGCCTCTTCCTTCGCACCCTCATTTCTTGTCTCGAGGACacagagttgattaacaaatcaataTCAAATCAATACCACCTCCGGCACCAAGTTcagttaactgggatgacgacctagatgatttcatacCCCGAAACCATGACCTCCAAGACCTGATGTttctccccctgtacatgaaagtagaatcataaaagagagaaagggaaagtcaagaggttcatcaagtcaaactgcaccacctccagcaccaagttctattaactgggatgacgatctagatgacttcatgccccccggACTATGGCCTCCAAGAAATGACATGATGTGTATCATATGGTGTTATGGTGTTGATTGGTCTAGATTGTGAACTAAATTGTGACGGGGCGGCAGGCTGCCTCtacctttaattgcaatagttatatgtttgctatgtttgattgCAATGATTATATTTTTTGTGAACCTTGAACCTCGTGTGGCTCTATGACTTGGTCAAGTAGAGTTGGCGTTCAGaattatttgatttgtttaattgGTGCTTGTGCTAAAGGTGGCCACAAACCATGTGTACAAGCATTTGGGGCAGACCAATTTGATACAATAAACGAAATTTAAATTGAACGTTAAACAAGATATCATATAAgatattacattgaaggtttcattcattacaaccaaattctatagaaatacGCGCTGCCAACTAATTAAATAAGATATTTAGGCATACTACATACACAATATACTTTGTTTCGTACAAATAAATACATTGGAAGGTGTGTCATGCACAACTACATGCGGCGAATTCTTATAGGTGGAGCCGACCCATCCGTTGAattcccggaaggtccagcctcggcagTAGCAGTGGgtacgaggtaggttgtcatatgatgcttcataagtgccaaacctcatctcaaatactttttgtttagcccgccaagcctttgcatatctgatcacatactggaaattcttttcaatgtccctaattatcaatgcaggctcgtaatccattttgtcaagaatcaccccatacatcttcttagccacgaaagttgatgtgatattatgatgatgtcccacaacacatgtcaatctacaagtatgtggtataacaattgaacattcccagtgtgtcttgaacttttccttgtagtcatgcactcgccatgtacagtctctatctgcacacctcacctcgtattctttgctgctagacttcagtacTCCGAATTCCTTTCTTAGAGATACAACACAGAGCTTCACAAcatccttcacatcctcaatggtacgatactttgccccttgtacAACCTCAatcactctgtattcaaacttCGAACtcctaatatcttgtaccactaGATTCCCAAAACCCGCTTCttgccattcacctagcactgggaagcgctcatcgtcctcatcgtccgatgagtccccacattgctccattattcgcgcatcctggtcttctttctccatgtcctccacaattccaggtatccgctcgcattcatctgctaaaccttgtggttctggttctggagcttgcaCGTTTGTCGGGTAcgacgattagggacaccctaatcgggatACTAAGATCGCCTTAaaatgcaaacacatgttaaagcaactgggcccacgaaggctcacggcctccttccaatctgaaagaaaggaaaggactcaaagaaacccagcgtgcggcccattcgcatccctctcgaacccgcgggaggatacccgcctcgctcgagggtccccgtcgagacccctcgactgcgccccgcatctccgattcgctcgagggtaggtcacctaccctcgagcgggcaaaacatctccgcctcgctcgagggtggcaaacctaccctcgagggagtaactcatctccgcctcgctcgaggccacctctcggcataagggacaaacggccctgccgctcacccgcccgttgtatgaaggcattaaaggccagccactccaccacggcacccaggacaggcggcgtcgggccgccattcccacagtggatgtgatcggggtcccatccgctgactccggtcaccgctccgccatcccggatgctgtagcagcactgttggacctgcgacgcgagacaagacaggctctgcactgctcccgttactattctgcctacACCGATCAACCGGACCCACCTCCCGctgaggaaggggtccggcgacgtcacgtgtccttcaGAGAGGGGAGCTCAGCACACACGGACGGGGTCCcagacctcccccctcgaggagtccgggacctccacgtgtcccccggacctcctagtgtgcacgcccgcactccgaccagggggtccggggccgtcgcgCGCCCCGCTGTCGCAGGTGCATATAGGACTCTAGTCCGTAGGGCCCACTgaacgccaccgcgccgtatatagaagaccatacaccagcgacgaccacgccgcctgcaggggctggcaggacgaccggcgcgatctTCGCTGTACCAAGGACGATATCAAGGACGCCTGCCACGcctgacgccatgccccacagtgtacttcctacagtattcggtcactgtaccccgcgattcggggaaaactacgacttccacgccccacccatgtgcgccgcccctccttgtgactataaaaggaggaggcgggcattCTCTGTCTCCGACGCTCTCTCTCAGAGGACACTCAAACGCTCCTAGACGAGATCCATCATCACCCACGCTCCGGCATCCCTATTCGCCCCgttcaacccctcttctagcagagacttgggagccgtcctccctctctcgccttgcttgtaccccctactacaagcactccgggtgcaagataatacagtgccctcgcgcACGTCCTTTGCTGGacatacggccccgcggccggaaccaggataaaccgtgcgttactgtgttgcctcttgcatcatcatctgggacgaggaaacatgcagcatttactagttgggatccaggccccccgggtcgggacaccgaaagttggcgcgccaggtaggggacctgtgtgacattttctctctcgTTCCcattttgatctccagggatggcgggcagatccaacccataccctatgggtgtttcggatccgctcccagcgggattcgtgatctggttcgggagtctcgagttcagagcgaccggcaacggttacctcatgcagctcctctcacCCAGACGCAACCTCGTCGCTCCGACACCACCAGCCCAACGCAATAGGGGTTCGGGCCACCGTTCGAGACAAGCACGCGTGGAGCGGCGCcatgcggcacgccacagctccaccacgtgggttgaggctggcatgtcgcaacccAGCATCGCGCCCAATGGGGCCATCGCCtcatcatcacgtgcctcggcgtcatctgcgccggcactgTTATCTGCTACAgcaccagtgcctcccaggaggggctcgacctcgccttCGCCTTTCCCCTTTGGGATGCGCAGCACTGCCGCTCGCACCTACGCCTCTTCGATCAGCACTATCTTCACCAAGCATGAGGATCTGTCGGGTCctcatcttctgtcgatccgcagcctcatcgcatTGTCTCCCGACGAATCCTActccgagacggcgagctcaatcgccgacgacatcaacttcttcatgaacaacttcacggccgaggaggccgagg
This portion of the Panicum virgatum strain AP13 chromosome 2N, P.virgatum_v5, whole genome shotgun sequence genome encodes:
- the LOC120658215 gene encoding NEP1-interacting protein-like 1 gives rise to the protein MDVDTTTLPDHGARLHPATADSAARRVSPAGVRGGRLGSLAARAAEGLARGLVTCVFATVGTVLGAITGGLIGLATETGVLRGTGVGGLTGALVSMEVVESYLDIWRCSGEPAIWSVVYVLDVIWSLLTGRLVREKVDPAVLSAVESQMSAVEAPAGQGDGADFFGTGGTSGMPRAAIDALPVVRFAERGNVDAGGELIACSVCLQEFEAGESARSLPMCRHTFHLPCIDGWLLRHASCPLCRRAV